GGTCTTGCATTTATAACAGTTCGGGGCCCGGTTCCCGTACAGGAGCGTCGTGTTGAACGTCCCCCAGATGGAGGAGTTGCGTCCCTCGCTCTCTTTCAGTTCACCGGATTTAATCTCCTCCAGGACATCCTTGAAGATGTCCGTCCAATAATCATGGGGAACATCGAAGTCCGCCTGGCAGTGGTCGCAGTGGGCCGTCTCCCAGGGGCCGTTCAGCGGCACGGGGTTGTCGCACTTGGGGCACTTGACGCCGCATTCGATGAGCACGTAACGCACGTTTTCTCCTCCGGTGAGTTACAAGCGCGGGTTTGCCGGGGCAAAATTTGTGTCGCCGGGGTCAGTTTATCTCATCCCGCCGTCGAGGTACACCCCCCGACGGGATGAGACGCGGAAACAGGCGGGCGGCCTTTCGACCACCCGCCCGCTCACACGACAGCGCGCCGGAACGACGACCCCACGGAGCTTAAATGGTTCGCCGTTGGCGTTACTTCGTCATTAGAACTTGAGCTGCAACTGGGCCTTTACGAGTGAGTTGCCGTCCACGTCGGAGTCCTCGGGCATCTGCATGATGTAGTTGAGCTGCAGCATGGCGTAGTGGTCCTCGGTGAAGTAGAGGTTGGCGCCGATGGTCAGCTGGTCCATCCCGTTCAAATCCACGGTGTCGTTGGTGTCGTTCATGTCATAGCGTCCGCCAAGCTCCACCAGGTTGAGGAAGTCTCCGCCCACGGGCAGCCGGCCCAAGAGGTCAACGGCCAGGCCCGAGACGCCGAAGTCGTCGCCGAGGTCAACGGTGTCGCCGGCGGCGTCCTTCGAGCTCGAAAGCCCGAAGCTCCCGCCGACGTACTCCAGGCCCGCGTAGAAGTAATCGTGGGTGTAGTTGACGTGGGCGCCGTAGCCGGTGACGCCGGTGTAGACATCGTTGCCCAAAGCGTCTTCGTAGAGCGCCTGATCGTTGGCCAGGTAGAGGAAACCGCCGAGGTGAATGCCCTTGATGAAGGAGCTGTCGGCGAAGACGGAGAAGTTGATGTCGGATAGGTTGGGGTTGTTCCCCGGGCCCGTTCCGCCGCCCCAGCCCGCCCTGTCGTTCTCCCAGACGCCGAGCGAAAGGTCGAGGTACCGGGTGTCCTTCTCCGCGCCGTCGATCATGACCTGGCCCACGATGCCCTCCTGATAATCGGACGACCAGACGTCGTGCTGGGGCCGATCAATGAAGGGCTGCGCCGAGCTGGACAGGGAGTTGGTCCAGGATCCGTCCGGGTTCTGCAGACCGAGGTGCAGGTTGAAGATGTCCGC
Above is a genomic segment from bacterium containing:
- a CDS encoding porin, giving the protein MRKLFAVLLILTFAGASLASVTVYDEDIFKIKLGGYAQFHWDYDLQTNVTDGNAFGELYFKRAKLEVSGDIGDYWSFKLVEAVKDRTHFNGLSVDTADYDVDGDGNPDITYVSDVTASTSKYLQWELEELYLSFKPADIFNLHLGLQNPDGSWTNSLSSSAQPFIDRPQHDVWSSDYQEGIVGQVMIDGAEKDTRYLDLSLGVWENDRAGWGGGTGPGNNPNLSDINFSVFADSSFIKGIHLGGFLYLANDQALYEDALGNDVYTGVTGYGAHVNYTHDYFYAGLEYVGGSFGLSSSKDAAGDTVDLGDDFGVSGLAVDLLGRLPVGGDFLNLVELGGRYDMNDTNDTVDLNGMDQLTIGANLYFTEDHYAMLQLNYIMQMPEDSDVDGNSLVKAQLQLKF